In one Solanum lycopersicum chromosome 11, SLM_r2.1 genomic region, the following are encoded:
- the LOC101250661 gene encoding dof zinc finger protein DOF5.3, with translation MCIMDHHQQEMTSQTLESMLVCAKPDQDQKKPRPAAAEQQPQKCPRCDSANTKFCYYNNYSLTQPRYFCKSCRRYWTKGGTLRNVPVGGGCRKNKKLSSAKRSSQDNISPNSSNSSTDLSLAFARLQKQTNAIDQEQDTNNNMSMMYNTNNDNTSTTFLDALRGGFLENHHGLFQHNMYNYANMGQLVENGEMGLSYDQDQMSIGTMMTTTMKQEMCNVARSREGHDNNNNNKVLWGFPWQQMSGDHHVNNNMNTNDFEYSTNKQSWNGFGGSSNWHGLINSPLM, from the coding sequence GAAATGACTTCACAAACACTAGAAAGCATGTTGGTTTGCGCAAAACCAGATCAAGATCAAAAGAAGCCAAGGCCTGCAGCAGCAGAGCAACAACCTCAGAAATGTCCAAGATGTGACTCTGCCAACACGAAATTCTGTTACTATAACAATTACAGCCTGACTCAACCGCGATACTTCTGCAAATCCTGCAGAAGGTACTGGACTAAAGGAGGTACGCTGAGAAATGTTCCAGTTGGTGGTGGTtgtagaaaaaacaaaaaattatcatcAGCAAAGCGATCAAGCCAAGATAACATTAGCCCTAACAGCAGTAATTCCTCAACTGATTTGAGCCTAGCATTCGCCAGGCTCCAGAAACAGACAAATGCGATCGATCAAGAACAGGATACCAACAACAACATGTCAATGATGTACAATACTAACAACGATAACACTAGTACCACCTTTCTAGATGCACTAAGAGGTGGATTTCTCGAAAATCATCACGGATTGTTTCAACACAACATGTATAATTACGCGAACATGGGGCAATTGGTAGAGAATGGAGAAATGGGATTGAGTTATGATCAAGATCAAATGAGTATTGGTACAATGATGACAACAACGATGAAGCAAGAGATGTGCAACGTGGCACGATCAAGAGAAGGTcatgacaataataacaacaacaaagtcTTGTGGGGATTTCCATGGCAACAAATGAGTGGAGATCATCATGTTAACAACAACATGAATACAAATGATTTTGAATATTCAACAAACAAACAAAGTTGGAATGGATTTGGGGGTTCTTCTAATTGGCATGGACTTATTAATAGCCCTTTAATGTAG